Part of the Limihaloglobus sulfuriphilus genome is shown below.
CGGCACAAGGTTACCTCCTGCGGTGAAACAGTCGAGCTGACTTCTTCCGAATTCAAACTCCTCAAATTCCTTATGACCCATCCGGGCTGGGTATTTACCAGATACCAGATTGTGGACGCGGTACATGGAGAGGATTACCCCGTAACCGACAGGTCTGTAGATGTTATGATAGTCGGTTTGCGAAAAAAACTCGGCGATGAGGGCGAAGCGATTGAGACCGTTCGCGGCGTAGGCTACAGGTTTCGGGAGTCGTTGTCATGAGACGGCTCTTCTGGAACCTGAGCATACCGTTTACGGTTTTAATTCTCAGTGCGATAATACTTTCATCGTTAATCTCGGCATCTGCTTACAGACGTTTTTATTTTGATGATTTAAAAACCAACTTAGAGACGCGGCTGCGGCTGATTGAGCCGCGTATATCCGCTCAGGCTTTGAATGACTTTAAGACTCTGGGCACCTTAAGCAAAGAGATATCAGACAATACGTCAATGCGTATTACAATTATCGGCCCGCATGGAAAAGTCATAGCCGATTCCGACAGTAACCCTGCCGGCATGGACAACCATTTGAACCGCGGAGAGGTTTTGTCTGCCCTCAAGAGCGGAACCGGCTTTGAGACACGTTACAGCGAGACACTTAGAGAAAAGATGCTTTACGCTGCGATTGCTGTTTATGCGGAAGGTGATTCTCAGCTTAGTTATATTCTAAGGGCATCAAAGGGTGTTAATGCTATTAACGCGGCGTATAGTGACACTTTCAAGAGTATCCTAAAAATTATTTTTGCAATAACTATAATTTCTGCCGCTGTATGTTTTTATATTTCCAGACGAATTGCAAGACCGCTGGAAACGCTAAAGACCGGAGCTCAGCATTATGCTGATGGAAATTTTGATTTTAAACTGTGTTCTTCCAGCACCGAAGAAATAGCATCTCTTGCCGTGAGCATGAACAATATGGCGGCGGAAATCAAAAAACGCATTGCACAGATTACCGACCAGAAAGACCAGCAGGCAGCAATACTTAGCGATATGTCCGAAGGCGTATTGGCAATCGATGCCGATTACAAAATACTCCTGGCAAACTCCTCCGCGTGCAGGCTTTTAGGCCTCAAAGGTGACGTAAGAGGGCGGCTCCTCCACGATACTGTACGGCTGCCGGCGATGCTTGAGTATGTTGACAGTGTCTTTGAGCAGGGGGCCCAGAGCTCGCGTCAGATCAGAATCGGTACATCTGAGAGCCTTAGGTTCATCAATCTCAGCGCTTCTGCGATCGACACAGCCGACAGGATTCACAAAGTGGTCATAGTGCTTAATGATATTACAGAAATGCAGAAACTTCAGGAAATGCGCAAAGACTTTGTCGCCAACGTTTCGCATGAACTCAAAACCCCGATAACCTCCATAAAAGGCTTCGTCGAGACTCTCCTTGACGGGGCGATAGACGATGCTCAAAAATCCAGGCATTTTCTTGGAATCATTCGCAGCCAGACTGACCGGCTTGACGCTATAATAAACGATCTTCTGACATTATCGAGACTTGAAAGGGCCTTTGAAGAGAGGCTTATACACCTTTGCGAGGAAGATGTAAGCTCTGTGATAAAATCCTCCGTAGAAATCTGCCAATATAAGGCCCAGGCAAAGGACATAGCAATATCAATCGACTGCCCGGAATTTCTTAACGCCCGCCTGAATCGCACTTTGTTTGAACAGGCTCTTGCCAACCTGATCGATAACGCGGTAAAATACAGCCCGAACGGCAGCAGTGTTACAGTCTCGGCGGAGAAAGACAACGGTAAAATAAATATTGCCGTAAAAGACAACGGCCCCGGCATTGCTCCTGAACACTTGGCAAGACTTTTCGAGCGGTTCTACCGCGTAGATAAGGCACGCTCCAGAGACCGCGGCGGCACGGGACTGGGACTCTCAATAGTAAAACATATCGCCGCGGCACACAGCGGCAGTGTTTCCGTTGACTCACAACCAGGCAGCGGCAGCACCTTTATTATCTCCATTCCAGACAAACCGCTGCTTTAATCCACCACAGAGGGCATAATTGATGATTTTTTACCATGAAGAAATTGAAGGTAATGAAGAAGATTCACAAGTTGAACAAAAATCCTGTTATTCCTGTAATCCTGTCAGAATTTCTTATGCCTGATGCCTTTTGCTAATGCCTGATTCCGGTTTTCTGTGGCTCAAATACTTTTAATCCACCACAGAGGACACGGAGGGCACGGAGAGCATAAATGATTATTATTTACCATGAAGGCATTGAAGGCAATGAAGAAGATTCACAAGTTGAACAAAAATCCTGTTATTCCTGTAATCCTGTCAGAATTTCTTATGCCTATTGCCTAATGCCTGATTAAGGTTTTCTGTGGCTCAAATGCTTTAATCCACCACGGAGGGCACGGAGAATATAATTGATTATTATTTACCATGAAGGTAATGAAGAATTTATTTACTTTATTAGACAAGATTTACAAGATTATTACAATCAAATAAAATCCTGTTATTCCTGTAATCCTGTCAGAATTTCTTATGCCTTATGCCTTATGCCTAATGCCTGATTAAGGTTTTCTGTGGCTCAAATGCTTTTAATCCACCACAGAGTACACGGAGGGCACGGAGAGCATAATTGATTATTATTTACCATGCAGGCAATGAAGAAT
Proteins encoded:
- a CDS encoding ATP-binding protein encodes the protein MRRLFWNLSIPFTVLILSAIILSSLISASAYRRFYFDDLKTNLETRLRLIEPRISAQALNDFKTLGTLSKEISDNTSMRITIIGPHGKVIADSDSNPAGMDNHLNRGEVLSALKSGTGFETRYSETLREKMLYAAIAVYAEGDSQLSYILRASKGVNAINAAYSDTFKSILKIIFAITIISAAVCFYISRRIARPLETLKTGAQHYADGNFDFKLCSSSTEEIASLAVSMNNMAAEIKKRIAQITDQKDQQAAILSDMSEGVLAIDADYKILLANSSACRLLGLKGDVRGRLLHDTVRLPAMLEYVDSVFEQGAQSSRQIRIGTSESLRFINLSASAIDTADRIHKVVIVLNDITEMQKLQEMRKDFVANVSHELKTPITSIKGFVETLLDGAIDDAQKSRHFLGIIRSQTDRLDAIINDLLTLSRLERAFEERLIHLCEEDVSSVIKSSVEICQYKAQAKDIAISIDCPEFLNARLNRTLFEQALANLIDNAVKYSPNGSSVTVSAEKDNGKINIAVKDNGPGIAPEHLARLFERFYRVDKARSRDRGGTGLGLSIVKHIAAAHSGSVSVDSQPGSGSTFIISIPDKPLL